In a single window of the Candidatus Bathyarchaeota archaeon genome:
- a CDS encoding GIY-YIG nuclease family protein, with protein sequence MLFYVYILQCEHGFLYTGYTSNLYERLAKHFSGRGCRFTKSNKPLKLIYLEKHSAQKSAMKREISIKKMKREEKLNLASKFMNRLD encoded by the coding sequence ATGTTGTTCTATGTTTACATCCTCCAATGCGAACATGGATTTCTTTACACAGGCTATACTTCAAATCTTTACGAAAGGTTAGCTAAGCATTTTTCTGGTAGAGGATGTCGTTTCACGAAATCTAACAAACCATTGAAACTGATATACCTTGAGAAACACTCCGCCCAAAAGTCTGCAATGAAGCGCGAAATTTCCATCAAGAAGATGAAGAGAGAAGAGAAACTCAACCTGGCTTCAAAATTTATGAATCGTCTGGATTAA